The following proteins are co-located in the Egicoccus sp. AB-alg2 genome:
- a CDS encoding permease prefix domain 1-containing protein → MTVSAVEAQIAEWRGFVARDSVLAADEVEELEAHLREQIAELEAAGLAADEAFLVAVKRMGSIDAVSREFAREHSGRLWKQLVLAGGAPATRTSNGMVAALAFAVAAAVSVLLARLATGFPEEESTWLVRNAGLLVLPFLAGFFAYRRRLPARRWLVAAVPFVLAAGVVNLYPFDAGGSTELLVAAHLPVVLWFALAHPYTGGDLRSHERRMDFVRFTGEWFIYYVLLALGGGVLMGLTSLILEPMGADVAERIIEWVVPSGAAGAVVVAAWLVESKQRVVENMAPVLTMVFTPLFAVMLAGAAIVYVATGIMGDFDRELLGAFDALLVVVLGLVLYGLSAREPAAPPGWMDRIQLVAVACALVLDGMVLASMLARIGELGFTPNRAAALGLNLVLLVNLAGAAWLSARFLTAGAGVNRLERWQTGYLPVFAVWAAAVVVVLPPLFAFA, encoded by the coding sequence GTGACCGTGAGCGCCGTGGAAGCGCAGATCGCCGAGTGGCGCGGGTTCGTCGCGCGTGACTCGGTCCTCGCCGCGGACGAGGTCGAGGAGCTCGAGGCGCACCTGCGCGAGCAGATCGCCGAACTGGAGGCGGCCGGCCTGGCCGCCGACGAGGCGTTCCTCGTGGCCGTGAAGCGGATGGGCAGCATCGACGCGGTGTCGCGCGAGTTCGCGCGCGAGCACAGCGGACGTCTGTGGAAGCAGCTCGTGCTGGCGGGCGGCGCGCCGGCGACGCGGACGTCGAACGGGATGGTGGCGGCGCTGGCGTTCGCGGTGGCGGCGGCCGTCTCGGTGCTGCTCGCGCGGCTGGCGACGGGTTTCCCCGAGGAGGAGTCCACGTGGCTGGTGCGCAACGCCGGCCTGCTCGTGTTGCCCTTCCTCGCCGGCTTCTTCGCGTACCGACGGCGACTGCCGGCGCGTCGATGGTTGGTGGCCGCCGTGCCGTTCGTGCTCGCGGCGGGGGTGGTCAATCTCTACCCCTTCGACGCCGGCGGCTCGACGGAACTGCTGGTGGCCGCCCATCTGCCGGTCGTGCTGTGGTTCGCGCTCGCCCACCCGTACACGGGTGGCGACCTGCGATCGCACGAGCGGCGGATGGACTTCGTCCGCTTCACCGGCGAGTGGTTCATCTACTACGTGCTGCTCGCGCTCGGCGGTGGCGTGCTGATGGGGCTGACGTCCCTCATCCTCGAGCCGATGGGCGCGGACGTCGCGGAGCGGATCATCGAGTGGGTGGTGCCCTCCGGCGCGGCCGGTGCGGTGGTCGTGGCGGCGTGGCTGGTCGAGTCGAAGCAGCGGGTCGTGGAGAACATGGCCCCCGTGCTCACCATGGTCTTCACCCCGCTGTTCGCGGTGATGCTGGCCGGGGCCGCGATCGTCTACGTCGCGACGGGCATCATGGGCGACTTCGACCGCGAACTCCTCGGCGCGTTCGACGCGCTGCTGGTGGTCGTCCTCGGGCTGGTCCTCTACGGCCTGTCCGCCCGCGAGCCGGCGGCCCCGCCGGGCTGGATGGACCGCATCCAGCTCGTCGCCGTCGCGTGCGCGCTGGTCCTCGACGGGATGGTGCTGGCCTCCATGCTGGCCCGGATCGGCGAGCTCGGCTTCACGCCGAACCGCGCCGCGGCGCTCGGCCTCAACCTCGTGCTGCTCGTGAACCTCGCCGGCGCGGCCTGGCTGTCCGCGCGCTTCCTCACCGCCGGCGCCGGCGTCAACCGGCTCGAGCGGTGGCAGACCGGCTACCTGCCGGTCTTCGCGGTGTGGGCGGCGGCCGTGGTGGTCGTGCTCCCGCCGCTGTTCGCGTTCGCCTGA
- a CDS encoding PadR family transcriptional regulator, translating into MRIEKDLVAASATPLVLGILADGENYGYGILKRVRDLSDGQLEWTDGMLYPLLHRLQRLGYVTTEWRTPPEGRRRRYYAITDAGRSALAEHQRQWAAVAQTLANLWDGSGPLPAVGRA; encoded by the coding sequence GTGCGGATCGAGAAGGACCTGGTCGCGGCGTCGGCGACCCCGCTCGTGCTGGGGATCCTGGCGGACGGGGAGAACTACGGCTACGGCATCCTCAAACGCGTGCGGGACCTGTCCGACGGTCAGCTGGAGTGGACCGACGGGATGCTCTATCCCCTGCTGCACCGCCTGCAGCGACTCGGGTACGTGACGACGGAGTGGCGGACGCCGCCCGAGGGCCGCCGGCGCCGCTACTACGCGATCACCGACGCGGGACGCTCGGCGCTCGCGGAGCACCAGCGGCAGTGGGCGGCGGTCGCGCAGACCCTGGCGAACCTGTGGGACGGCTCCGGTCCACTGCCGGCCGTCGGGAGGGCGTGA
- a CDS encoding SMI1/KNR4 family protein encodes MTSPLDRLLEIAGVALATPGRPRAAAVGADRITPVTRPWAQRDGFHAFESALYVHPLATGAAGERSMQAWNEPALWRAVYDDLAAEGLCFAEDVFGGQFVLLHGEVSTFDPETGARDWLAPDLEGWAEAVLDDYAVLTGHPLAHAWQAQHGPLQAGQRLVPKIPFVLGGEFTVENLHALDAVEGMRRRGALARQLRDLPDGARVTYRVVD; translated from the coding sequence ATGACCTCTCCACTGGACCGACTGCTCGAGATCGCCGGTGTCGCCCTGGCGACACCCGGGCGTCCCAGGGCGGCGGCGGTCGGGGCGGACCGGATCACCCCCGTCACCCGTCCGTGGGCGCAGCGCGACGGCTTCCACGCCTTCGAGTCCGCCCTGTACGTCCACCCGCTGGCGACGGGCGCCGCCGGGGAACGGTCGATGCAGGCCTGGAACGAACCCGCGCTGTGGCGCGCCGTCTACGACGATCTCGCGGCGGAGGGGCTCTGCTTCGCCGAGGACGTCTTCGGCGGTCAGTTCGTCCTGCTGCACGGGGAGGTTTCCACCTTCGACCCCGAGACCGGAGCCAGGGACTGGCTGGCCCCCGACCTCGAGGGCTGGGCCGAGGCCGTTCTCGACGACTACGCGGTCCTCACCGGCCACCCGCTCGCTCACGCGTGGCAGGCGCAGCACGGTCCGCTCCAAGCAGGGCAGCGTCTCGTCCCGAAGATCCCGTTCGTCCTCGGTGGTGAGTTCACCGTGGAGAATCTCCACGCACTCGACGCGGTCGAGGGGATGCGCCGGCGCGGGGCCCTGGCGCGGCAACTGCGCGACCTGCCCGACGGCGCCCGGGTGACCTACCGGGTGGTCGACTAG
- a CDS encoding carbamate kinase — protein sequence MGERTVIALGGNAIAPAGTAGTAEEQTVNIWRTMRQIAELVADGLDQLVLTHGNGPQVGNVLIKNELARDVVPPVPLDWCVAQTQATIGFTIADTLGHELRRLGHERPVVPVVSRVLVAADDPAFALPTKPIGPYLGDPDDVARRERDGQQFVRVGERGWRRVVPSPQPLACVDRPAVDLLLDDGAIVVANGGGGIPVVEQPDGPLGGVEAVIDKDLAGALLAEELGATTFVILTDVPAVAIDYGTPQQRWLGEVSLAELRGLQDGGHFSAGSMGPKVEAACRFVERTGGRAAIASLDDVVAAAGGTAGTRILAST from the coding sequence GTGGGAGAGCGGACGGTCATCGCCCTGGGCGGCAACGCCATCGCCCCCGCGGGCACGGCGGGCACGGCCGAGGAGCAGACGGTCAACATCTGGCGGACCATGCGCCAGATCGCCGAGCTGGTGGCCGACGGGCTCGACCAGCTCGTGTTGACCCACGGCAACGGCCCGCAGGTCGGCAACGTGCTCATCAAGAACGAGTTGGCCCGCGACGTGGTGCCGCCCGTGCCGCTCGACTGGTGCGTCGCGCAGACGCAGGCCACGATCGGCTTCACCATCGCCGACACCCTCGGACACGAGTTGCGACGTCTCGGGCACGAACGTCCCGTGGTCCCCGTGGTCAGCCGTGTGCTCGTGGCCGCCGACGACCCCGCCTTCGCGCTACCCACCAAGCCGATCGGCCCCTACCTGGGCGATCCCGACGACGTCGCCCGTCGCGAGCGCGACGGCCAGCAGTTCGTCCGGGTCGGCGAGCGCGGCTGGCGGCGGGTCGTCCCCTCGCCGCAGCCGCTGGCGTGCGTGGACCGGCCGGCCGTCGACCTCCTCCTCGACGACGGGGCCATCGTGGTCGCCAACGGCGGTGGCGGCATCCCGGTCGTCGAGCAGCCCGACGGACCGCTCGGCGGCGTCGAGGCCGTCATCGACAAGGACCTCGCCGGCGCGCTGCTCGCCGAGGAGCTCGGCGCCACCACCTTCGTGATCCTCACCGACGTCCCGGCCGTCGCCATCGACTACGGCACGCCGCAGCAGCGCTGGCTCGGGGAGGTCTCCCTTGCCGAGCTGCGCGGGCTGCAGGACGGGGGCCACTTCTCCGCCGGTTCGATGGGCCCGAAGGTCGAGGCGGCCTGCCGGTTCGTCGAACGCACCGGCGGCCGGGCGGCGATCGCCTCGCTGGACGACGTGGTAGCGGCCGCCGGCGGGACGGCCGGCACCCGGATCCTGGCCTCGACGTGA
- a CDS encoding DUF2877 domain-containing protein, which yields MTRPADDGSAVVGATASTGVADVLRGSRRRARVLAAFPAALYLEHDDGLLALVSPDGIAHPNAVVLAQPVASPGLTGHAPGTVGHVGDLGVALPGLHARVTRWFDPRPRLRPVRASVLATRSAAALALVERRAGPTPELLATRLRELVAASTTGDVAVTTAVARRLVGLGPGLTPAGDDVLAGLFAGTPALAAALGRPHAPSVTALRGVADRVLPTVGHATTAVSAALLRHAARGEVAAPAAAVLRALTAAEVPDAVPSDGTAGPALCTGLDDLLAVGSTSGRDLALGLLAAAEVLLHEAAPRAAAAASRPLHDLPPIRGRT from the coding sequence GTGACGCGGCCCGCGGACGACGGATCCGCCGTGGTCGGGGCCACGGCCAGTACCGGTGTCGCCGACGTGCTGCGCGGTTCGCGTCGGCGGGCGCGTGTGCTGGCGGCCTTCCCGGCCGCGCTGTACCTCGAGCACGACGACGGACTGCTGGCACTGGTGAGCCCCGACGGGATCGCCCACCCCAACGCGGTCGTGCTGGCGCAGCCGGTGGCGTCTCCCGGGCTGACCGGCCACGCCCCCGGGACCGTCGGGCACGTCGGCGACCTCGGCGTGGCGTTGCCTGGACTGCACGCCCGCGTCACGCGCTGGTTCGACCCGCGCCCGCGATTGCGTCCGGTCCGGGCGTCGGTGCTGGCGACCCGCAGCGCCGCGGCGCTCGCGCTGGTCGAGCGACGTGCCGGACCGACGCCGGAGCTCCTGGCCACCCGCCTGCGCGAACTCGTCGCGGCATCCACGACCGGGGACGTCGCGGTCACCACGGCCGTCGCTCGGCGACTGGTCGGACTCGGGCCCGGCCTCACCCCGGCGGGCGACGACGTGCTCGCGGGCCTCTTCGCGGGCACGCCGGCCCTGGCCGCGGCGCTGGGCCGGCCCCACGCGCCGTCCGTGACGGCCCTCCGGGGCGTGGCCGACCGGGTGCTGCCCACCGTGGGGCACGCCACCACCGCCGTCTCGGCGGCGCTGCTGCGCCACGCCGCGCGCGGCGAGGTCGCCGCGCCCGCCGCCGCGGTGCTGCGGGCCCTGACGGCCGCGGAGGTGCCCGACGCCGTGCCGTCCGACGGCACCGCCGGCCCGGCACTGTGCACCGGGCTCGACGACCTGCTCGCGGTCGGCTCGACGTCAGGGCGCGACCTCGCACTCGGGCTGCTGGCCGCGGCCGAGGTGCTGCTGCACGAGGCCGCCCCTCGCGCGGCGGCTGCTGCGTCGCGGCCCCTCCACGACCTCCCACCGATCCGAGGACGAACCTGA
- a CDS encoding FdrA family protein, with translation MVDHLDIRRGVYADSVSLMQVSRRVADVDGVDGALVAMATELNLELLAGMGFEATDAGPNDLVVAVRAADDDVLQAALAELEAALAASRGGGAAASFGDAPPPRTVRDAAALGGDLALVSVPGEHAYVEALDALRAGLHVMLFSDNVPLDAEIDLKRQAEQRGLLVMGPDAGTAIVSGVGLGFANVVPPGPVGVVAASGTGAQQLTCLLDDAGVGVSHVLGVGGRDLKEEVGGRSTLQALQALDADPATEVVVILSKPPAASVADRVRAAAAECKTPVVMGLLGPGQDDLSAITAEVLGRLGREVPAWRTWGEPVRAGGGDRLVGLFAGGTLCAEALLIAEAALGPVTANVGERADADAAADPTASGHVLVDLGEDEYTRGRPHPMIDQQLRLERIAAEAARDDTAVLLLDVVLGHGAHPDPAGELAPAIADARRTAAAAGRELAVVVSLCGTVGDPQGRDRQAAALAEAGAQVFVSNAAAARAAVACLG, from the coding sequence ATGGTCGACCACCTCGACATCCGCCGCGGGGTCTATGCCGACTCCGTCAGCCTCATGCAGGTCAGCCGCCGGGTCGCCGACGTCGACGGCGTCGACGGCGCCCTGGTCGCCATGGCCACCGAGTTGAACCTCGAACTGCTCGCCGGCATGGGCTTCGAGGCGACCGACGCCGGCCCGAACGACCTGGTCGTGGCGGTGCGCGCCGCCGACGACGACGTGCTGCAGGCCGCGCTGGCCGAGCTGGAGGCCGCGCTGGCCGCCAGCCGCGGCGGCGGCGCCGCGGCCAGCTTCGGGGACGCGCCACCGCCGCGCACGGTCCGCGACGCCGCCGCCCTCGGCGGCGACCTGGCGCTGGTGTCCGTCCCGGGCGAGCACGCCTACGTCGAGGCGCTCGACGCGTTGCGCGCCGGCCTGCACGTCATGCTGTTCAGCGACAACGTGCCGCTGGACGCGGAGATCGACCTGAAGCGGCAGGCCGAGCAGCGCGGCCTGCTGGTCATGGGCCCCGACGCCGGGACCGCGATCGTCTCGGGCGTCGGGCTCGGCTTCGCCAACGTCGTGCCACCCGGCCCCGTGGGCGTGGTCGCCGCGTCGGGAACCGGCGCCCAGCAGCTGACCTGCCTCCTCGACGACGCGGGTGTCGGCGTGTCGCACGTGCTGGGCGTCGGCGGTCGCGACCTCAAGGAGGAGGTCGGGGGTCGCTCGACGCTGCAGGCGCTGCAGGCCCTGGACGCCGACCCGGCCACCGAGGTCGTGGTGATCCTCTCCAAGCCGCCCGCGGCGTCGGTCGCCGACCGGGTGCGCGCGGCCGCCGCCGAGTGCAAGACGCCGGTGGTCATGGGCCTGCTCGGTCCGGGCCAGGACGACCTCAGCGCGATCACGGCCGAGGTGCTGGGCCGGCTCGGCCGCGAGGTGCCCGCGTGGCGGACGTGGGGCGAGCCCGTCCGGGCCGGCGGCGGCGACCGGCTCGTCGGCCTGTTCGCGGGCGGGACGCTGTGCGCGGAGGCGTTGCTGATCGCCGAGGCGGCGCTCGGTCCCGTGACCGCCAACGTCGGCGAGCGCGCCGACGCGGACGCGGCCGCCGACCCCACCGCCAGCGGGCACGTCCTGGTCGACCTCGGCGAGGACGAGTACACCCGCGGCCGGCCCCACCCGATGATCGACCAGCAGCTGCGCCTCGAGCGCATCGCCGCGGAGGCCGCCCGGGACGACACGGCCGTGCTGCTGCTGGACGTCGTCCTCGGGCACGGCGCGCACCCGGACCCGGCCGGTGAGCTGGCGCCCGCCATCGCCGACGCCCGCCGGACGGCTGCCGCGGCCGGGCGGGAGCTGGCGGTCGTGGTCTCGTTGTGCGGCACAGTCGGCGACCCCCAGGGCCGCGACCGTCAGGCCGCCGCGCTGGCGGAGGCCGGCGCGCAGGTGTTCGTGTCGAACGCCGCCGCGGCCCGCGCCGCCGTCGCCTGCCTCGGCTGA